The genomic window tttttgcaaTTTTCGTTCAGAGCATGCATtaacacctgatttttgaaccttccccgttgCATGCATATGTCTTACAACGGTGGAAAACAATCACAGTTTATTGCATTTGCCAGTTCTCATGTACACTgatgtgaatcattgtggattaatgcatttaaaagatcttcatcaatgtaaattgaagggggatcgcTGCTGTCAAATGCAGTGGGACATTAAGCTGAATCAGCAGTGACGAGCAAAAACTTGTACCGAACCAGAAGTCGAacccaggatttcctgcttactaggtagatgtGATAACCAATGAGCCATCTGCGAGACAATGTTATTGCAACTGCAGAGACTATCTCAACACATCTCATGGGCAATCCACAATCCCACCAAGTGCCAGTTATCATATAACAGATAAGCCTAGCTTGGAAATTGATGCACCTTCTCCAGTGTGAATGCACAAATACATccaacctcctgtgggaatctctgagtagcaaaaacatggttcaaatggctctgagtactatgggacttaacttctgaggtcatcagtcccctagctaacctaaggacatcacacacacccatgcccgaggcaggatttgaacctgcgaccttagtggtcacatggttccagactgtagtgcctagaaccactcggccagtccAGCCGGCTCTTAGTAGCAAAAGGGAGTATGAAGGACAGTGATTGTGGGCAGGTGGCACTTGGTGGGACTGTGGATTGGGTGTGAGGTGTGCCTAGATAGTCAGTGCAGTtgtgataacgctgtgtcccggatggcgcagtgggtgCCACACGTGCCTAGCACACACGGGACCCATGGTACACATTTTCGCTTGTCGCTGCTGATTCCActtaatgtcccactgcagctgacagcagtgatttccccttcaatttacaggctcgacaagacacctcctgagacgcggcaaggtaggagtaggcaaaatgcaacagggaataacaatgttaatgtgctaatagtaaactgcaggagcgactacagaaaggtcccagaactgctctcagtaataaacggtcacaatgcccatatagtactaggaacagaaagttggatgAAACCAGACgtgaacagtaatgaaatcctaaactcagattggaatgtataccgcagagacaggctggacagtgaagggggaggcgtgtttatagcgataagaagtgcaatagtatcgaagaaaattgatggagatccgaaatgtgaaataatttgggtgaaggtcacggttaaagcagactcagacatggtaattggatgtctctataggccccctggctcagcagttattgtggctgagcacctgaagtataatttggaaaatatttcgagtagatttccccaccatgttataccgtatttactcgaatctaagccgccctcgaatctaagccgcacctgaaaaatgagattcgAAATAGAGGGAAAAAAACATTCCCGAAGCCGCACctcaaatttgagactcaaaattcaaggggagagaaaagttttaggccgcacctccaaatcgaaacaaagttgttccattgtaatatgagacacaatttagatcgaatgaatgacgatacagttacagtagtttggttcgagtcgtaagcttagcagataagctttaccaggtagccattgctatgcatcaggcgctccgtccgtatttatacgggtacccttcctttttcacgtgcttcgtctggtttgaatcgattgcttattttgctttgatctgataagtgccgttttctttgttatagatgtttacatcactctaagctgaaaatgcattactgtactgtgtcatgcattgtttgtcccattctgatagtgcgtgtttacggcctgtcgccgcgcgacatggcttgcttttgtgcacgctaccgccgcttaaaaaaaaaacagagagagagagagagagagagagagagagagagagagagagagagagagagagagagagagagaggggggggggggggggggaatcgtctcattagcgaaacaatggcaagactctgctatttgttgttacttacactgctgctttctttgataatgatcaacaagaactaaataatagactgcgtatgatagaacatgttctgaacgagagttaagcgaaaatttttcttcgtttgaaaatctttgcggccgcttctttagtacatcaaattctgcacagaaattagagtcatcttaaatttaaaaatctagtcaattgccgtgcttcatatctgactgtatcactattaggcataagaataatatgaatataaacatgacacgatacgtatattcttccgcgtttgctgttgtgtcactctagtttcgtagtttattaggcagacaggattgaaatgagatagcagcaaacacgaaagaatacatggcaaaatgtttatattcgtattattcctatggtgaagagaatactgcatgcgattcacatttcatcaggttcctattagcaacactCTCTTCTCACAggcagaaaaaattcagaacatagagttggccatattgacaaacatcccgaagagtcttgccagtcggattttcgtagtatattgaaattctgctacattcgaagatgaacaaaacggaatttgtatttacttcgttggataatgtatgaaaatgcggtGGTCGAatctcggggcggagaaaaaaagctcgtcttccacctttttttttttttaatttatttactgacgtagAGGTttcggcgccagtatttatctttgtgcctacaaagcatgcctgtgtagcgctacatatattcgatggcagaagttagttgtggcggcacctaccaacatttttcagaacttccccttgctttgcactcgattctaagccccAGGCGGgcttttggattacaaaaaccggaaaaaaagtgcggcttagattcgagtaaatacggtagttctgggtggagattttaatttgccggatatagactgggagactcaaacgttcacaaCGGGTGGCAGGGGCAAAGAATCCAGTCAAATTTTAagggctttatctgaaaactacattgagcagttaaacagagaaccgactcgtggcgataacatattagaccttctggtgacaaacagacctggactatttgaaacagttaacgcagaacagggaatcagcgatcataaagcggttactgcatagatgatttcagccataaacagaaataataaaaaaggtaggaagatttttctgtttagcaaaagtgacaaaaagcaggtttcagcatacttgacggctcaacagaaaggttttgtctcaagtacagatagtgttgaggatcagtggacaaagttcaaaaccatcgtacagtatgcgttagatgagtatgtgccaagcaagatcgtaagagatggaaaagagccagcgtggtacaacaaccgagttagaaaactgctgcggaagcaaagggaacttcacagcaaacataaacatagacaaagccttgcagacaaacaaaaattacacaaaactaaatgtagtgtgaggagggctatgcgagaggcgttcaatgaattcgaaagtaaagttctatgtaccggcttggcagaaaatgctaagaaattttggtcttatgtcaaagtggtaggtggctcaaaacaaaatgtccagacactctgtgaccaaaatggtactgaaacagaggatgacagactaaaggccgaaatactaaatgtctttttccaaagctgtttcatagaggaagactgcactgtagttccttctctagattgtcccacagatgacaaaatggtagatatcgaaatagacgacagagggatagagaaacaattaaaatcgctcaaaagagaaaaggccgctggacctgatgggttaccagttcgattttatacagagtacgcgaaggaacttgcccccccttcttgcagcggtgtaccgtaggtctctacaagagcgtagcgttccaaaggattggttaagggcacaggtcatccccgttttcaagaacggacgtcgaacagatcctttaatgaacaaagtaagagtatatggattatcagaccaattgtgtgatggattgaagagttcctagataacagaacgcagcatgtcattctcaatggagagaagtcttctgaagtaagagtgatttcaggtgtgccgcaggggagtgtcataggaccgttgctattcacaatatacataaatgaccttgtggatgacatcggaagttcactgaggctttttgcagatgatgctgtggtttatcaagaggttgtaacaatggaaaattgtactgaaatgcaggaggatctgcagcgaattgacacatggtgcagggaatggcaattgaatctcaatgtagacaagtgtaatgtgctgcaaatacatagaaagatagatcccttatcatttagctacaaaatagcaggtcagcaactggaagcagttaattccataaattatctggggtacgcattaggagtgatttaaaattgaatgatcatataaagttgatcgtcggtaaagcagatgccagactgagattcattggaagaatcctaaggaaatgcaatccgaaaacaaaggaagtaggttacagtacgcttgttcgcccactgcttgaatactgctcagcagtgtgggatccgtaccagatagggttgatagaagagatggagaaaatccaacagagagcagcgcgcttcattacaggatcatttagtaatcacgaaagcgttacagagatggtagataaactccagtagaagactctgcaggagagacgctcagtagctcgatatgggcttttgttaaagtttcgagaacataccttcaccgaagagtcaagcagtatattgctccctcctacatatatctcacgaagagaccatgaggataaaatcagagagatcagagcccacacagaagcataccgacaatccttctttccacggacgatacgagactggaatagaagggagaaccgatagaggtaatcaaggtaccctccaccacacaccgtcaggtggcttgcggagtatggatgtagatgtagatgtaatgttccacagctgcagattctgcatggtgtctgttcttttggacatgttcaaaagaacagataccatgcatAAATATAATGCATatttcaaaatgatcctccttacaatgagaaaaccattttcttgctgtgctctcttCCATGGGATTATCCAAATACACGGCGCAAATCTTTCTGGCTATCTTCGCTGCTGTCGCCCCTCTACTGAACTTTGACAGAAGAATGTTgggaatgttccaatttctccacttgaccTTCTCTTTTCTAGTGTCCATATCTCCATTCAAATATTATGTGAAGTGCATGCTTTTGTCTTTCCATCCTCTCTCCTTGCCCCCTTTTCCCTCTCATTTTATTTTTAATAGTGGTCTTTTCCAAAGATAACTTGTCATGATAGTTCCATATGTAAGTTGTCTAATTAAATTGTTAGTGGACCGTTTCCTTCGTTTTAATACCCCTATGTTCAGTTTATATTCTGATTTATTTGCATAGCTCTGCTGGTGTACTACTTTGTCCATCATTGTGTAACAATGAGCTTGTGTGGCATTAACCCTAGAGTAGGTAAGGTAATTTTGCTTAAGAATAGTTTGCAAAGCCAGTACAACATGTATTTCAGTTGTtacttttcagtttattaaatagcTTGAACGTGTATTAAGATCCacgtgtttcatttatttattacccTAGTAGTTCAAGGGCATTCAATTCTAGTGTGAATTTGATACTATAATTATAATTTCTTATGTAATTCCAAGAAAATTTGAAATTCCAAGAAAATTTGAAAAACTACTAAAGAAATGGCAGAAGGAAGCTGTGGAAGATGTATCAGCATACATAAGAGAATGAGTATAATGCACTACTTTCAAGAAAagtacaaacaataaaataaaatagctcTTTTTATTACCAGAATGTCATTTACATATCTGCAAGATCAATTTTGCAATATTTCATTTTGAAAGATTCACACCATCTCCCATTAAATTAAAATGAACATAGATGGAGATGGTGTCACAGATGTTCTCTAACACTCATACTGGTATTCATTACTGCAAATGACAAAACATTGTAAATTGGAACAGAAAATGACTGCTTATAACAGTGGAATATGACAAGTAGAAACAGcaacagaaattacaaaaatattcacaaCAAAAAAACATTATAATCTTTAAAAACTTCAAAAACAAGGCAAATACCTGAAAAAATGTAGCAAACAGTACAGCTTCAGTCTTTTTAAGTACAGTTTCCTAATAATTACATCTTAAAATAGCCCCACAATACAGTTCTGAACCTAAAGATTCCTTACTCAGTTACTTGAGAAATGTCAGAAGTAAGGACATAGAGAATCATACAGAGGACAATAAACATATAGGAAGTACATTGTAAGAGGGCATCAAAGACCAAATTTAAGCTTAGGCTTTAACTTTTGTTGCATTTCTCGCTGTTGGTATCTCTGCACACTGCGTCCTCATGATTCCACTTATTTCTCGCCCTCCTTAATTGTCTGCATTGTGTAAAAAGAAGGAGCGATATTTGTTTATATATGGCAGTGTTTCCATGTATACTTCCAGGAATCTTAGAAATAACAATTGTTTTACACTCCAGATAATACAGCCCTGTACCCCAATTTCATTCATGTTTAAATGCAGAGCTGCTTAACAGTTTTATTACTTCACAAAAAACTGCCAATGATAACACACCTGTTTCAATCACAGCCATACATATCACTGTCTTAATAACAGTAAAAACAAAGCTCAGCAGTAAAATTTCAGAAGCAGTGTTTATTATGTTCAGAGAATAGGGAGCATTCTGTTGTAGTAATGAACTGCTATGTAATAATTCACACTAATAATACGGCCTGTGCCTTCTGTTATGACGGCTCATTTCTCTCTGCCTTACTGGACCATAATGCACACCTGGAGGGAAGAAGGGTCCAGATTGCACAGGTCTTCTCTCTGTTACCTCTCTGTATACAAAATGAGAGCTTTCTGCTGTAATAGGGTAATTCCTATTTTGCAATGGAGAATTGCTGAAGTCTGGTTCTTTCCAATTTTGATGAACATTTCTGTCTCTGTAAAAGCACGGTTTGTTTTGTGTAAAGCCTAACATAGGCCGAGGATTTCCTGTATTCATCCTTCTAATAACATCATTGTATGGTTTTTGTGGGTCAGCTGAAGAgaaatttacatttctttttggtgtatctGACAAAGAAGGATTTACTGCAATACAGATATTTTCCTTATCTTCTTTTGTTGTAtctgaaataaaagtaaatatCTTTAAATTTAGTGTTAAAACACAGCAGGCTTCATACATTTTAACAAGCTCTTTAGTAAGTTATACACCATGTCCCTCACTGCCCAAGTTTAAAACATATCACtgacattaacaaatgaaaatttaatgaatttgcCAAAATGAGCAATCTAAGTCGGTTAATTTTGCAACTGAAAAAATGTATTTATGGAAGAAAATACAACTTACTTATAAAATTCTGTAGCTTTTTCTTCATGGCTATTCTGAATGGTGATCCAGTAACAACTGGTGATGAAAGTAGTTGTTTGAGTTTAATaggttttttcttttcctttaatgTTTGAGGTACTTTTGGTAGATGGATTTCTTCCTGCACCTTTTTAATTAGAAGGTTCTTCGCATTTTCCAGCATTGTTCCACGAAAGTGTCCTGGCAGCTCACATTCCCAAGACAATGCTATAAAAAACATTTCATACTTGAAAAGGTCAAGAGAAAATTTATAACCCACAACCAGTATATTAAAGCAAAAGTAAAAGTAGGACTGTGCAGTTCGTTACAGGTAGTGTACCCAAAAGTAAAACACTATTGTATTaaaaaaacgtgtagtacaatTTTGAATGTTAGCCATCATAATACATGAAAGGTATTGTTTTTGTCTATTAAGACAACTCTGGTAGGTTCTGCAGCACTATACCACCAGCTCAGTCAGAGCCTGTGGAAACTATAATAAAGCACATATAAAGTCATTGAGACAGTTAACTGGAATCATAGCTTCACTTTAATAAGTGCATCTCAGAGGATGGaattgataatattatgaaaaagagAGATTGCTAATCAGTCAGCCTCAGagactactgtgtgtgtgtgtgtgtgtgttttcacctcAGAAGGaggtcttttggctgaaagctcaaacatagagcagtgtttttgttgtgtctgtctgtaaaTCAACATCTCctatatatagtgagtagcaatatttccttttaataatattattattgatattatatCCAAAGCTTTTCATCTTGTAAAATTTGAGGaggcattaaaaataaaatttgtatctaCTGCAATATTATCAGTATCAATAAATGCAAAGTTAAAGAGGCATTGTATAGCAGAAGCACATCATTTATTTAGTAGTGAATCATTTTTCCAATTAAGACATTGTTGTAGTTCACTGCATCAACATTTGCTATTTAGTGCTACCTCATTTTTGTCATGAATGAAGAAAGAATTAGCTGTTATTGTGTTAAACTAATGCCTCAGTCACAGTGGAAATTTTGCAACACAGTACTTTAAAGGAATTAATCTTCTTACCCACTGCAGTAATACTACCACACTCCTTcataaaattgaaacaaaatatcAGTTGCATTTGAATAGGATCAGTTGCATCTGAATAGGACAGCAGTTCATATGTTTTAGGTTTCCTAATGTTAGTATAGCTGTACTCTCCTCTATATTTATAAAGGATGGAACTGAGGAAAATCATTTTGCACGCAACTACATGCTACATGTAATTATGGTTTTAAGGAGACGAAACATTACAACAACCACATTATCCTGCTTAGAACACCAGTTCCCACAAAGACCACTATAATTTTCAGAAACATGTAGTAAGCCAATCACACAAAATTAGACACTGCTTAGCTATTCTCTTCGCCCAACTGACGAATGTGGTCCATCATTATGCCACTTGTGTTTCCATTCCTTTGCCAAATAGGTTGTAGCTTTTTGAAAGTGCGCCTATGAATTACCCACCCAGTACAGTCCATCCCAGTCCTATCATTTCTATAACTTTTTGTATTAAAGACAGCACCACCTGTACATGGAGCTGTGTTACACATAAACATCATTGCAACCACACATCCTGGTGGCTAAGGCTGTACGAGGACGTACATTGTCGACAACAAGCACACTCCCTTTGTTGGCATTCCCCTCTTTTTGTCTCAAATGCTCGTTTTGGTTTATTTTATAAGGCCTCACAATATTGTTGTGCATTGATGGTCTCACCCGGAGGCACAAATTCAACCAAAATTATGCCTTTTCATTCCCACAAAACTGAGGCCAAGATTTTTTGCCCAAAAttgcggttttaattttttggcagATGGGGTATTGGTATGACACCACCTGATGATTGTCTTTTTGTCTCAGGCATGTAATGAGCCACCtatgtttcatctccagtcacaatagAGCTCAAAAAACCCTCAACTTCTAATTCAAGTCACTCAAGAAACTCACAGGCACAACCGACCTGATTTCTCGTGTGCTGCTCTGTCaactgttttgggacccatcttgcacacagtttCTGGTACCCTAATGTTTCTGTGAGTATCTCATATAAGAGAGTTATGGAGAGCTGTGGAAACATTGCAAAATTTCATCCATTTTCAATCAACAGCTTTCAAGAacagtttcctcaatttttttgCAGCCACCCATCAGTCAAAATGAAAGTCTTAGACTCCTCTGTTTgccatgaacatttgttctgcctcctCTAAACTCCCTACACCACTTCAATACACCCATTCTGTTCATAACACCTTCAATGTAAACCACTTTGATTCACAAAATAAACTTCATTAGGTGTTTTTCTTTCCACAATTAGGAAGTTGATCACGGCACATAGCTCGCACTTTGAGGGATTTCTTACCTACATctttcatgcaactggacactacaacatgaaattacACACTACCGTGCTCCTGCGACGATCGCTCTGGTCAGGGGATCCCAGCCTACCACTCAGTGTTACCAACCCTCAAAAACTAAAAACCCACAGCCCATTACagtcacagtacacttactttctggcCATGTCTcattgttttttatgttgtactgtGTATCAGTACCAAAACTAAAAGAGTATGCCTCAGATTGTCAAACTTGTATCCAAAAGGTTGAGTCTAACCAAAAAAGAGGGCAACTGAAAGCTAAAAGGAGAGAAACTTTAAACTGCCACTACATTTTCCTGAGGAACAGAAATTTTGCTGCTTACAGAAGTACAGTCCATGGACCTTGAATAGCACATGACTGAAAGACAGAGAATAACAATTAATTAGATTTATCATGTCCCAGTTCCTTTTGCATTTTCTCTGTCAGCAGAATGCAGTCTCTTAGTGAAGTTTACAATGTGATGGCACTAAGATGTCATTAAAAACTCTCATGAAGATAGCATAATATCTTGCCTTGAAAACTATCTGGAACAGTACAGATTCGACAGTGGTGAATGTGAGACAAAGAGTTCTTTAAAGGCTTTGGTGATGTCGCCAACATACAGGAAATGTCAGAGCACTGAATAAAGTCAATCTCGAGCAATTACTCCACAACAGCGCCAATACCTGGGTTCAGCTTCATGGCCACATACAATGATACCTGCAAAACAGTTGTCCACAGATCTGTGTATCTGAGGCAGTAGGTTTCACAAGCAGCAGTGCAAAGACAAATCCGTTTCACTGATGAAACACTCTTCAATTTGTAGAATGATTCTGGCCACACATTCATCTGTATGGAAAGTATAAGCTAGAACATTGGGGTAAAATACTTGTTTTGTTACATACTTGTTTTAAATTTAATCATGTTTCAGatattttttaattacatgttttCACACTGCTGTATGCCAAATATCTTTTAGTTAAGCTTTACCTAGTTCTGTAAACTTTTCTCAGGCAATATTATCCAATTTGTTAACTGTATCAACTTTAGGACAATAGCATACCCCAGGAGTAACCACCAGGTTATTTTCATGATCCTGACTGCCAAATAATTAAGACAGAATATTCTGTCAACACAGCACCCAGCCACAAccagattgtgcaacacttctGCAGAGGTTTGTTCGCTAGCTCAACCTTCAGCACATACATCATCAACTTAATGAGAATATAAACAGGAATACCTAACACATATTGACAAAATTGAAAGACAGACTGCCACAGGTCCTAAATGATATTATCCATACAGATGTGGAATATGTCAAACAATTTCAATCATATTATCATTTAACAGGTAATAAGAAACTTGTCACAAAATGTCTGCATGTTTGGCAAACAAACTAAATGAGAGAAAATTTGTTCAAACAGTGGAGTAACTGTTTTACTGAAGAGTCATGACCAGGCTTGGGCTGGTCGCATAGTAGCGCTGAAAGGGTGATGTCATGGTGCGGTGTTGCTGACGGAAATACGCTTCCAGTACCCACAAGTAATCAACCTGAGGACTGCAAATGGTCACGTGGGGGCTGCAGAGTAGACTTGCAAGTTTGAGCTGGGACAAACCTCTGCCTGTCTTGCAGACAGCCACTGATCGACACAGGCATGCCTTCCCTCCCCTCTCTTGGAAAACATGCCCCTTAGTCTTGTGGTGACCACTCTGGCTCCATACTTCATAGCCCCTAGTGATAGATTtcctgagagccggccgaagtggccgtgcggttaaaggcgctgcagtctggaaccgcaggaccgctacggtcgcaggttcgaatcctgcctcgggcatggatgtttgtgatgtccttaggttagttaggtttaactagttctaagttctaggggactaatgacctcagcagttgggtcccatagtgctcagagccatttttgatagatttcctgaataaacatggCACACATGCCAGCTTCTTATTGTTCTTATTCAATAATTTCGTACACTCCTAAATGCCCTCTTCTAGGAGTAGTCTTGCCCTCATCTGGTCCCAAAAACATAAATGTACGTTTATGTTTTGCACATGCATATGCACtaaggtgcatatgataattcttcgGCTATTGTACCAATGCATCATAAAAGAGACAAAAAGTTTACAACACTTGTTTACACTGATCACATTATGTAAGTGAAGAAGTACCAAAGTCAGATTTTATGAAACACTtacaatatttgaaattattaataATATAGACACAGCCACTACTACCAACTACCTTGAATGAGGAGGGAGTTGGTTGTCAGTATATAGTTAAGGCTCCTCTGAAACTTAACTTTATTAGTAGTAAAGTACTAAAAATACCTGTTCTTGAATAATAGACCAAGACCTTAAAATTCTGCGAGAATTATTCTTATACAAAACAGAGCTGTTGGTctgaacagaaatatg from Schistocerca nitens isolate TAMUIC-IGC-003100 chromosome 5, iqSchNite1.1, whole genome shotgun sequence includes these protein-coding regions:
- the LOC126260083 gene encoding uncharacterized protein LOC126260083 isoform X2, translated to MGDSLLKGEFLMRGRNYEEIREFKEPNVHIEFQFITRCYNVAVEQLMTDIKKGRKKAPDVLLYNSCLWDLTRWGPNGVQAYKDNLVKLMKLFKKCLPSKTVVIWIATEAVSQDCRGGLFVKQVEFMKHYLRFEVMEANMLARQIVVSYGFDFLDVHYYLRMQIHRRAPDGVHWTPIPVRHVTNLILTHIALSWECELPGHFRGTMLENAKNLLIKKVQEEIHLPKVPQTLKEKKKPIKLKQLLSSPVVTGSPFRIAMKKKLQNFINTTKEDKENICIAVNPSLSDTPKRNVNFSSADPQKPYNDVIRRMNTGNPRPMLGFTQNKPCFYRDRNVHQNWKEPDFSNSPLQNRNYPITAESSHFVYREVTERRPVQSGPFFPPGVHYGPVRQREMSRHNRRHRPYY